The proteins below come from a single Megalops cyprinoides isolate fMegCyp1 chromosome 5, fMegCyp1.pri, whole genome shotgun sequence genomic window:
- the LOC118778331 gene encoding uncharacterized protein LOC118778331 isoform X2 has product MSCDSPEKNAMTPAKAVVDVCRVCGNDFASKKGKHNLLQGKDLSVRPDFTEALENLTGPVTAGDGQPMAVCDSCRTQLKRYHRCAAEVDRIGSAVKEQCSANVDLRRKRCAGNSPTVAPVRKQLKSCTTLHAKGISLPGNVSGSPTNSASNTVTLQVNSTLLTLQPSKQISARVGLVQPAVVLLPAVKQELSGDGLAIDSYQQPSSVKVPIPAITRTVPARPRQQQTVRELLASRNLKREGTVADSSKLNPQQAEDTKETKVILKTSSGMKTRVLRGPFEKIGEDLVQGRYKNLPRSIMAVPGLAYCVTNEVLKLVDKECKELTSKKFDSVLRQKTPSALADFTWDKVLKEWEQTAPNFLKFLECASTVSTQKGAKGQHKAADDTKKYTMAMAGVTLLRARSREMSAPMYHNSLVMHHGGAKKRCFRRLARLGICVSSRSTLHKLKQMSRSWDSQILEWKRDACKANTASENHAESSTAHTGSAEDPGKNNNRSLLDAGNLAIQTLLSEPGPPQRSTSQGNDAANSMQIIKDSMDHTVKLHSGKE; this is encoded by the exons ATGTCTTGTGACTCTCCTGAGAAAAATGCCATGACTCCTGCGAAGGCTGTGGTTGACGTGTGTAGGGTTTGTGGGAACGATTTTGCcagcaaaaagggaaaacacaacTTGTTGCAGGGCAAGGACCTGTCTGTGCGGCCTGACTTCACAGAAGCTCTTGAGAATTTAACTGGCCCAGTCACGGCGGGAGATGGCCAGCCgatggctgtgtgtgactctTGTCGGACCCAGCTCAAACGGTACCACAGATGTGCTGCTGAAGTCGATAGAATAGGCAGCGCTGTCAAGGAGCAGTGTAGCGCTAATGTCGATCTCCGGCGAAAGAGATGTGCAGGGAATTCCCCTACTGTGGCACCTGTCCGAAAGCAGCTCAAATCCTGTACGACACTACATGCAAAGGGCATTTCACTACCAGGTAATGTCAGTGGCTCCCCAACAAACTCAGCGAGTAACACAGTAACGTTACAGGTGAACTCCACACTACTAACACTACAACCCTCTAAACAGATCTCTGCACGAGTTGGTCTGGTTCAGCCGGCCGTTGTGCTGCTCCCCGCGGTAAAGCAGGAGTTGTCTGGAGATGGACTCGCCATTGATTCTTACCAGCAACCTTCCAGCGTTAAAGTACCAATCCCAGCGATCACGCGTACTGTGCCTGCGCGGCCCAGGCAACAGCAAACTGTACGCGAGTTGCTGGCGTCCCGGAATTTAAAACGAGAAGGAACTGTTGCGGATTCCAGCAAGCTAAACCCACAGCAAGCTGAAGACACAAAGGAGACCAAG GTGATTTTGAAGACGTCGTCAGGAATGAAGACTCGAGTCCTCCGCGGCCCTTTTGAAAAAATCGGAGAAGATCTCGTACAAGGACGCTACAAAAATCTGCCCAGGTCAATTATGGCTGTTCCAGGTTTGGCATACTGTGTCACTAATGAAGTGCTAAAGTTGGTTGACAAGGAGTGCAAGGAGCTGACCAGCAAGAAGTTTGATTCTGTACTGCGGCAGAAGACCCCGTCTGCACTGGCTGACTTCACATGGGACAAAGTTTTGAAAGAGTGGGAGCAGACGGCGCCCAACTTTCTTAAATTCCTGGAGTGCGCGAGCACGGTCTCCACGCAGAAGGGGGCTAAGGGCCAGCACAAGGCGGCAGACGACACAAAGAAGTACACGATGGCCATGGCTGGCGTCACTCTCCTGAGGGCGCGTTCCAGGGAGATGAGTGCGCCGATGTACCACAACTCGCTCGTGATGCACCACGGCGGCGCCAAGAAGAGATGTTTCCGGAGACTGGCCAGGCTCGGCATCTGTGTCTCCAGCAGAAGCACCCttcacaaactgaaacagatgAGTCGGTCCTGGGACAGCCAAATCCTTGAATGGAAGAGGGATGCCTGCAAGGCCAACACGGCCAGTGAAAATCACGCTGAAAGCTCAACAGCTCACACTGGTTCAGCAGAGGACCCTGGGAAGAATAACAATCGG TCTCTCTTAGATGCTGGCAACCTTGCAATtcagacactgctgtcagaACCAGGACCTCCTCAACGCAGTACAAGTCAG gGTAATGATGCAGCTAATTCAATGCAAATAATCAAAGACAGCATGGACCACACAGTCAAATTGCACAGTGGCAAGGAGTGA
- the LOC118778331 gene encoding uncharacterized protein LOC118778331 isoform X1 encodes MSCDSPEKNAMTPAKAVVDVCRVCGNDFASKKGKHNLLQGKDLSVRPDFTEALENLTGPVTAGDGQPMAVCDSCRTQLKRYHRCAAEVDRIGSAVKEQCSANVDLRRKRCAGNSPTVAPVRKQLKSCTTLHAKGISLPGNVSGSPTNSASNTVTLQVNSTLLTLQPSKQISARVGLVQPAVVLLPAVKQELSGDGLAIDSYQQPSSVKVPIPAITRTVPARPRQQQTVRELLASRNLKREGTVADSSKLNPQQAEDTKETKVILKTSSGMKTRVLRGPFEKIGEDLVQGRYKNLPRSIMAVPGLAYCVTNEVLKLVDKECKELTSKKFDSVLRQKTPSALADFTWDKVLKEWEQTAPNFLKFLECASTVSTQKGAKGQHKAADDTKKYTMAMAGVTLLRARSREMSAPMYHNSLVMHHGGAKKRCFRRLARLGICVSSRSTLHKLKQMSRSWDSQILEWKRDACKANTASENHAESSTAHTGSAEDPGKNNNRETVAADIGFAQSLLDAGNLAIQTLLSEPGPPQRSTSQGNDAANSMQIIKDSMDHTVKLHSGKE; translated from the exons ATGTCTTGTGACTCTCCTGAGAAAAATGCCATGACTCCTGCGAAGGCTGTGGTTGACGTGTGTAGGGTTTGTGGGAACGATTTTGCcagcaaaaagggaaaacacaacTTGTTGCAGGGCAAGGACCTGTCTGTGCGGCCTGACTTCACAGAAGCTCTTGAGAATTTAACTGGCCCAGTCACGGCGGGAGATGGCCAGCCgatggctgtgtgtgactctTGTCGGACCCAGCTCAAACGGTACCACAGATGTGCTGCTGAAGTCGATAGAATAGGCAGCGCTGTCAAGGAGCAGTGTAGCGCTAATGTCGATCTCCGGCGAAAGAGATGTGCAGGGAATTCCCCTACTGTGGCACCTGTCCGAAAGCAGCTCAAATCCTGTACGACACTACATGCAAAGGGCATTTCACTACCAGGTAATGTCAGTGGCTCCCCAACAAACTCAGCGAGTAACACAGTAACGTTACAGGTGAACTCCACACTACTAACACTACAACCCTCTAAACAGATCTCTGCACGAGTTGGTCTGGTTCAGCCGGCCGTTGTGCTGCTCCCCGCGGTAAAGCAGGAGTTGTCTGGAGATGGACTCGCCATTGATTCTTACCAGCAACCTTCCAGCGTTAAAGTACCAATCCCAGCGATCACGCGTACTGTGCCTGCGCGGCCCAGGCAACAGCAAACTGTACGCGAGTTGCTGGCGTCCCGGAATTTAAAACGAGAAGGAACTGTTGCGGATTCCAGCAAGCTAAACCCACAGCAAGCTGAAGACACAAAGGAGACCAAG GTGATTTTGAAGACGTCGTCAGGAATGAAGACTCGAGTCCTCCGCGGCCCTTTTGAAAAAATCGGAGAAGATCTCGTACAAGGACGCTACAAAAATCTGCCCAGGTCAATTATGGCTGTTCCAGGTTTGGCATACTGTGTCACTAATGAAGTGCTAAAGTTGGTTGACAAGGAGTGCAAGGAGCTGACCAGCAAGAAGTTTGATTCTGTACTGCGGCAGAAGACCCCGTCTGCACTGGCTGACTTCACATGGGACAAAGTTTTGAAAGAGTGGGAGCAGACGGCGCCCAACTTTCTTAAATTCCTGGAGTGCGCGAGCACGGTCTCCACGCAGAAGGGGGCTAAGGGCCAGCACAAGGCGGCAGACGACACAAAGAAGTACACGATGGCCATGGCTGGCGTCACTCTCCTGAGGGCGCGTTCCAGGGAGATGAGTGCGCCGATGTACCACAACTCGCTCGTGATGCACCACGGCGGCGCCAAGAAGAGATGTTTCCGGAGACTGGCCAGGCTCGGCATCTGTGTCTCCAGCAGAAGCACCCttcacaaactgaaacagatgAGTCGGTCCTGGGACAGCCAAATCCTTGAATGGAAGAGGGATGCCTGCAAGGCCAACACGGCCAGTGAAAATCACGCTGAAAGCTCAACAGCTCACACTGGTTCAGCAGAGGACCCTGGGAAGAATAACAATCGG GAAACTGTTGCCGCTGACATTGGTTTTGCCCAGTCTCTCTTAGATGCTGGCAACCTTGCAATtcagacactgctgtcagaACCAGGACCTCCTCAACGCAGTACAAGTCAG gGTAATGATGCAGCTAATTCAATGCAAATAATCAAAGACAGCATGGACCACACAGTCAAATTGCACAGTGGCAAGGAGTGA
- the LOC118777907 gene encoding ubiquitin-conjugating enzyme E2 L3, which produces MAASRRLHKELEEIRKSGMKNFRNIQVDESNILTWQGLIVPDNPPYDKGAFRIEIIFPAEYPFKPPKITFKTKIYHPNIDEKGQVCLPVISAENWKPATKTDQVIQSLIALVNDPQPEHPLRADLAEEYSKDRKKFFKNAEEFTKKHGEKRPVD; this is translated from the exons ATGGCGGCGAGCAGGAGGCTGCACAAG GAACTTGAAGAAATCCGCAAATCTGGAATGAAAAATTTCCGTAACATCCAAGTTGATGAATCAAATATTTTGACTTGGCAAGGGCTTATTGTTCCT GACAACCCCCCTTACGACAAAGGAGCATTCAGGATTGAGATCATTTTTCCTGCTGAGTATCCTTTCAAGCCCCCCAAGattacattcaaaacaaagatCTACCACCCCAACATTGACGAGAAGGGCCAGGTCTGCCTGCCAGTGATAAGTGCCGAGAACTGGAAGCCAGCTACCAAAACTGACCAAG TAATCCAGTCCCTCATTGCCCTGGTCAACGACCCCCAGCCAGAGCATCCCCTGAGGGCTGACTTAGCAGAGGAATACTCAAAAGACCGTAAAAAATTCTTTAAGAACGCAGAAGAGTTTACAAAGAAACATGGTGAAAAGCGACCAGTGGACTAA
- the LOC118778331 gene encoding uncharacterized protein LOC118778331 isoform X3, producing the protein MSISGERDVQGIPLLWHLSESSSNPVRHYMQRAFHYQISARVGLVQPAVVLLPAVKQELSGDGLAIDSYQQPSSVKVPIPAITRTVPARPRQQQTVRELLASRNLKREGTVADSSKLNPQQAEDTKETKVILKTSSGMKTRVLRGPFEKIGEDLVQGRYKNLPRSIMAVPGLAYCVTNEVLKLVDKECKELTSKKFDSVLRQKTPSALADFTWDKVLKEWEQTAPNFLKFLECASTVSTQKGAKGQHKAADDTKKYTMAMAGVTLLRARSREMSAPMYHNSLVMHHGGAKKRCFRRLARLGICVSSRSTLHKLKQMSRSWDSQILEWKRDACKANTASENHAESSTAHTGSAEDPGKNNNRETVAADIGFAQSLLDAGNLAIQTLLSEPGPPQRSTSQGNDAANSMQIIKDSMDHTVKLHSGKE; encoded by the exons ATGTCGATCTCCGGCGAAAGAGATGTGCAGGGAATTCCCCTACTGTGGCACCTGTCCGAAAGCAGCTCAAATCCTGTACGACACTACATGCAAAGGGCATTTCACTACCAG ATCTCTGCACGAGTTGGTCTGGTTCAGCCGGCCGTTGTGCTGCTCCCCGCGGTAAAGCAGGAGTTGTCTGGAGATGGACTCGCCATTGATTCTTACCAGCAACCTTCCAGCGTTAAAGTACCAATCCCAGCGATCACGCGTACTGTGCCTGCGCGGCCCAGGCAACAGCAAACTGTACGCGAGTTGCTGGCGTCCCGGAATTTAAAACGAGAAGGAACTGTTGCGGATTCCAGCAAGCTAAACCCACAGCAAGCTGAAGACACAAAGGAGACCAAG GTGATTTTGAAGACGTCGTCAGGAATGAAGACTCGAGTCCTCCGCGGCCCTTTTGAAAAAATCGGAGAAGATCTCGTACAAGGACGCTACAAAAATCTGCCCAGGTCAATTATGGCTGTTCCAGGTTTGGCATACTGTGTCACTAATGAAGTGCTAAAGTTGGTTGACAAGGAGTGCAAGGAGCTGACCAGCAAGAAGTTTGATTCTGTACTGCGGCAGAAGACCCCGTCTGCACTGGCTGACTTCACATGGGACAAAGTTTTGAAAGAGTGGGAGCAGACGGCGCCCAACTTTCTTAAATTCCTGGAGTGCGCGAGCACGGTCTCCACGCAGAAGGGGGCTAAGGGCCAGCACAAGGCGGCAGACGACACAAAGAAGTACACGATGGCCATGGCTGGCGTCACTCTCCTGAGGGCGCGTTCCAGGGAGATGAGTGCGCCGATGTACCACAACTCGCTCGTGATGCACCACGGCGGCGCCAAGAAGAGATGTTTCCGGAGACTGGCCAGGCTCGGCATCTGTGTCTCCAGCAGAAGCACCCttcacaaactgaaacagatgAGTCGGTCCTGGGACAGCCAAATCCTTGAATGGAAGAGGGATGCCTGCAAGGCCAACACGGCCAGTGAAAATCACGCTGAAAGCTCAACAGCTCACACTGGTTCAGCAGAGGACCCTGGGAAGAATAACAATCGG GAAACTGTTGCCGCTGACATTGGTTTTGCCCAGTCTCTCTTAGATGCTGGCAACCTTGCAATtcagacactgctgtcagaACCAGGACCTCCTCAACGCAGTACAAGTCAG gGTAATGATGCAGCTAATTCAATGCAAATAATCAAAGACAGCATGGACCACACAGTCAAATTGCACAGTGGCAAGGAGTGA